One genomic region from Daphnia magna isolate NIES linkage group LG10, ASM2063170v1.1, whole genome shotgun sequence encodes:
- the LOC123477115 gene encoding uncharacterized protein LOC123477115: MLRTIKDLLRRSNGRACLENDELEVILIEIESVVNARPLTYVAEGSDDPLPITLNQFLNNRRSNCTPSEKAVNLVAPDATNANILEMDRQRREYVSDTCERFVTDYLLQIDKFHSKVGPGRKIRVGGLLIIDDDNTKCLMWTVGIVKELITSRDGLIRSVMVKTPNGNLINSAIQSLHPLELRKDQPGDVEVPPAPELESEQEELSPLVSVADPIEQEEPWTTGSGCWLLAICRTEQLKLQELF, encoded by the exons ATGTTGCGGACAATAAAAGATTTACTAAGGCGCTCCAATGGCCGTGCATGTTTGGAAAACGACGAGCTAGAGGTCATTCTTATCGAGATCGAGAGCGTGGTGAATGCCCGGCCACTCACCTACGTGGCAGAAGGGAGCGACGACCCGCTCCCCATCACCCTGAaccagtttctcaacaataggCGTTCGAACTGCACTCCGTCGGAAAAAGCAGTAAACCTCGTGGCTCCCGATGCGACAAACGCGAACATACTGGAAATGGATCGTCAGCGTAGGGAGTATGTCAGCGACACCTGTGAACGTTTCGTGACTGACTACCTACTCCAAATCGACAAGTTCCACAGTAAGGTAGGACCCGGTCGCAAGATCCGGGTAGGAGGACTTCTCATCATTGACGATGACAACACCAAGTGCCTTATGTGGACGGTAGGAATAGTGAAGGAGTTAATTACTAGCAGAGACGGGTTGATCCGTTCAGTTATGGTCAAAACGCCAAACGGGAACCTAATCAACAGCGCCATCCAATCGCTACATCCCTTAGAGCTACGTAAGGACCAACCAGGAGACGTCGAGGTTCCACCTGCGCCGGAGCTGGAGTCGGAACAAGAAGAGCTATCTCCACTCGTGTCCGTCGCAGATCCGATCGAACAGGAAGAGCCGTGGACCACGGGCTCGG GATGCTGGCTGCTAGCCATCTGTCGTACTGAGCAACTGAAATTGCAAGAGCTCTTTTAG